In Acidisarcina polymorpha, the DNA window ATCGGCGCGGATGGCAGCACCCTTCATAACGTGCTGCGGCCCAAAGTCCGGCTGCCAGTCCGGAGTGCCGGGCCACGCCCCGAGCAGATTTTCGTTCTGAAAAAGCGTGTAGATGCCGCCGAGTCCCAGCCCGAGGAAGACGCGGCCGGCAAAAGAGCCGCCACGCTCGCCCGCAAGCAACACATCGGCGCACGCTGTGCCTTCCGGGTAAGTAAGGTGTCCATGCTCCTCGACGATCAACTGTCGCCGCAGCGGGATCATGAATAGCACACCCAGCCAGCCGCCGATCAGAGCCAGCAAGAAGATGCGCGAATATTCCAGATCGAAGCCCAGAAAGACCAGCGCCGGCAGGGTAAAGATCACGCCGGAGGCGATCGATTGGCCGGCATTGCCGGTGGTCTGGACGATATTGTTTTCCAGGATCGAAGCCCGGCCCAGGGCTCGCAGCACGCTGATCGAGAGCACGGATATGGGGATGGAAGCAGCCACCGTCAACCCGGCCCGCAAGCCGACATACACGGTCACAGCGCCAAAGAGGATACCGAAGAGCGAGCCCAGCAGGATCGCGCGAAAGGTAAATTCCGGCCGCGTTTCGCTGGCCGGAATAAAGGGTTCGAAGGCTGCGGGGCGTTCGGGCATTCAGGAACCTCCATGGTAGAGAAGCTTCATATTAGAGGAAGTCGTCAGCGATGTGGAGGGCTCTTGCTCGAAGAAGTGCCATGTCCGTCGCTCATCCTTGCTTGGCGGGGTACACTAGCACGATAATACGTGTAGCACGTGGCGCACGTGCTAGGTAAACAATGGCAATCCTCGGTGCAGATAGCAGGCAAAACCTGACGATCAAGCTCGCAAAGGGCACCATCCAGAAGGTGAAGGTCCTGGCTGCTCGCCGTTCTACGTCTATCAGCAAGCTGGTGGCAGAGCAGATCGAATCCCTGGTCGGCGAGGATGACGCCTATGAACAGGCTACGCGGGAAGCGCTGGCTTCGATGAAAAAGGGGTTCCACCTGGGCGGCAAGCACAAGATGAATCGGAATTCATTGCATGAGCGCTAAGACCTTTGTCGACACCAACCTTTTGGTGTATGCGTACGATGTAGACGCAGGAAGCAAGCAGGAAAGGGCCATCGATGTCCTGACAGAACTCTGGCGAAGCCGGGAGGGACGCCTCAGCACCCAAGTCCTGCAAGAGTTCTATGTATCGGTGACCAGGAAGCTGACTTCTCGGCTGTCGCGAACTGCTGCTCGACGGGCTGTGGAACTCTACTCGAGCTGGAGCGTCGATATAACTCCTACCGACATAGTGGCAGCTTTCCGCATAGAAGATGAGGCGAAGATCAGTTTCTGGGACGCGCTCATTCTCTCGTCCGCACAAAAGATCGGGGCCAGCCGCATTCTGTCAGAAGATCTGAACACAGGACAGAAGGTAGCAGGCATAGTGATTGAGAATCCCTTCTCCCAGATGGGATAACGCTCCACCAATCTAGCGCCGTGTGCAAGAATTACCCCATCCATGAAATCGATTTTCACCCTATTTTTTGTCCTAGCGGCCGCCCACCTCGCACTGGCTCAAAAGCGCCTGGTGCTCCTTGACCAGGACGGTTCGGGGCCTGGCGGCTCGAACCAGATGTCCATAATGGTCTTCCTGCAATCGCCCAAAGTCGAAGTGCTCGGCATCACCATGGTCACTGGCAACGCTTGGCGCGATGAGGAGGTGCAGCATACGCTGCGCATGTTGGAACTGGTTGGCCGCACCGATGTCCCCGTTGTTCCCGGGGCTGTCTTCCCCCTGGTTCGGACCGAGCAGGAGACGCGTCTTGCCTCCGCCCTCTACGGCAAGGTGGTCTGGCTGGGCGCCTGGGGACAGGGCCCTACAACGTTGCTTGAGACTTCAAGTGGCGCCGTTCCTACTACGGTCGACCACCCTACGATTCCGAAATCAAACCCCAATGATCCTTATTTTGTCCCGGTCATGCCGGAAGGCGTACCCCACAGCAAGCCGCTTGACGAAGACGCCGTTCACTTCCTGATTCGCCAGGTCCATGCGCACCCCCACCAGGTGACCATCTATGCTGCCGGCCCGCTTACGAACATAGCTCTGGCCCTCTCGATCGACCCGCACTTTGCGGAACTCACTGAAGGCATCGTTCTCATGGGCGGCAGCCTCAATCCGCAGTCTCAAGACCCAGAATTTGCCACCAGCCCACGGCATGAGTTTAACTTCTGGTTCGATCCCGAGGCGGCCCATATTACGCTCCGCGCCGCATGGCCGCGCATCGATGTCACCACCGTCGATATCTCGATCAAGGCAATGTTCACCCAAGCCATGCTTGACGCCATTGCCAAGTCACCCACCCCCACAGCTCAATACATCGCGAAATACTCGCAGGACCGTTACTATCTTTGGGACGAACTCGCCGCCTGCGCGTGGCTCGATCCATCGATCGTCACCAAAGAAAACCTCGTCTACATGGACGTCGACTTGAGCCACGGACCCGACTATGGAGACACTTTGACCTGGACCGAGGCGCTGAAGCCGCAGACGGGCGTACGCCTGGTTCACGCTCAAGTCGACCTGGACTTGCC includes these proteins:
- a CDS encoding nucleoside hydrolase — encoded protein: MKSIFTLFFVLAAAHLALAQKRLVLLDQDGSGPGGSNQMSIMVFLQSPKVEVLGITMVTGNAWRDEEVQHTLRMLELVGRTDVPVVPGAVFPLVRTEQETRLASALYGKVVWLGAWGQGPTTLLETSSGAVPTTVDHPTIPKSNPNDPYFVPVMPEGVPHSKPLDEDAVHFLIRQVHAHPHQVTIYAAGPLTNIALALSIDPHFAELTEGIVLMGGSLNPQSQDPEFATSPRHEFNFWFDPEAAHITLRAAWPRIDVTTVDISIKAMFTQAMLDAIAKSPTPTAQYIAKYSQDRYYLWDELAACAWLDPSIVTKENLVYMDVDLSHGPDYGDTLTWTEALKPQTGVRLVHAQVDLDLPKFTKMFVELMSTPAPK
- a CDS encoding DUF6364 family protein — protein: MAILGADSRQNLTIKLAKGTIQKVKVLAARRSTSISKLVAEQIESLVGEDDAYEQATREALASMKKGFHLGGKHKMNRNSLHER
- a CDS encoding PIN domain-containing protein; this encodes MSAKTFVDTNLLVYAYDVDAGSKQERAIDVLTELWRSREGRLSTQVLQEFYVSVTRKLTSRLSRTAARRAVELYSSWSVDITPTDIVAAFRIEDEAKISFWDALILSSAQKIGASRILSEDLNTGQKVAGIVIENPFSQMG